In Cellulomonas sp. JZ18, the DNA window GCGTTCCCGTCCCGGTCGTGCTCGGCGAGCAGGAGCCTGCGGCGGGACGTCGTCACGGGGGCGACGGTGTAGCCGTCGTAGCGCCGCACCGGCCCGCCCGTCCGGCGCGCGGCGAGGTTGTGCGCGACGACGGGCACCTGCTTGCGCAGCGCGCCCCCGGACGGCGAGGTCTCGACCGTCGCCACGTCGCCGAGCGCCCACACCCGCGGGTGCACGCGGTGCTGCAGCGTCTGCGGGTCGACGGCGACGAAGCCGTCCGAGCCCGGGCCGTCGAGGCCGCTGTCCGCGACCCAGCCGGGTGCGCGGTGCGGCGGCACGAGGAACAGGACGTCGTAGGCCAGGGCGTCGGGGCCGTCCGGGGTGCGGACGTGGACGGTCCGCGCACCGGGGTCCACGGACGTCGGCGTCGTGCCCGTGCGCACGCGGACGCCGTACGACTCCGCCGCGGCCCGCAGCTCGCGGTCCGCGCGGGCGAGACCCGCGAGCGCGTCGCCCTCGACCAGCAGGTCGACCGTGACGTCCCCCAGCACCCCCGTGCGCCGCCAGTGGTCGGCGGCCATGAGCAGGGGCTTGAGGCCGACGGGCATGCAGGGCACGTGCCGTGCCGACAGCGCGAACACCGCGCGCCCCGACGTCAGCGACGACAGCATCCGCCACGCGTCCGGCGCGTGCTCGGGCAGGTAGCTCGTCGAGGCGTGCGGGCCGGCGACGGCCTCGCGCGACCCCGGGACCGCGGCCCAGTCGACCTGCGAGCCCGGGCAGAGCACGACGTCGCCGCACGTCAGCTCGTCGCCACCCGCCAGGTGCACGGCGGGTCCCGCCGGGTCCACGGCCGTGACCCGGTCGCGGTACCAGTGCACGCCGCGGGCATGACCTCGACCTGCGGGCGGGTCAGGTCGTCCAGCGTCGCCGTGCCGCCCGCGACGTACGAGAGCAGCGGGCGGTAGTGGTGCACGTCCTTCGGCTCGACGACGGCGACGTCACGGCACCCGTCGCGCAGCAGCTTCGCCGCCAGGGAGATGCCGGCGTTCCCGCCACCGACGACGACGACGTCGTGACGACGCACGCTCATGCGGCACGCTCCCGCGGGCTCGAGGACGAGGACGTCCGCCACGCTAGGCGACCGTCCCCGCGTCCGCCCGCCGGGCGCGGGCGTGGGCGCGGACCGGCGTCAGGGCGTGAACCGGCCGGTGCGGGGCGGCCCGCCGCTGACCGAGGCGACGATGTCGGCGGCGAGGTCGGCGACCTTCCGGTTGCGGCCCTGGCTGGCGCGGCGCAGCAGGGCGAACGCCTCGTCCGCGGTGCAGCGCTGCTGGGCCATGAGGATGCCGAGGGCCTGGTCGATGGCGCTGCGCGACTCCATCGCGGCGTGCAGGTGGTCGACCATCTCGGCCTGCTCGGCGTGCCGCAGCGCGACCGCCACGACCTTCTGGGCGCGGGCCGCGAACGCCGCGAGGTCGTCGCGCAGCGCGCCGGCGAACATGCCGGGTCTGGTGCCGTACGCGTTGAGCGCCCCGACCGGCCGGCCGGCCGGTGCCAGCGGCAGGGACAGGCTGCTGCGCAGGCCGTGCTCGGCGACGCGTGCGGGGTAGACGCCCCAGCGGCTCTCGCGCGCGTAGTCGTCGACGACGACGACCACCCCGTGGACGAGGCTCTCGAGGCAGGGGCCCTCCTCCTCGTCGTACTGCAGCTCGTCGGCGACCTGGGAGAGCGGGTCGCTCGACCCGACGCTGAGGGCCCGCCGGCCGCGGCGGACCGTGATGCCGCACGCGGCGACGTCGGGGTGGAGCGCGGCGGCGGCGTCGGCCACCTGCTGGAGCTGCTCCTCGACCGCGTCGGTCCGCAGCACCAGGTCGAGCAGGGCGGCCGTCTGGTCGACGGGGGCGCCGGGCCGCCCGAGGGCAGGGCGCCGGGCGCGGAGGCGTGGTCAGCGGGCACGTCGATCACCGATCTCGGTGGCGGAGCCACGGCACGGGTGCGGCGGGTCGCGTCACGGATGGACGTTCGGCCGCAGACGGCGGCGGTTGCCCCGCCGCTCGGGGATCCCCGGTCACCGTCCACGGTACCCCTGCGCGCGCCCGGTCGACGGCTGGTGGTTCCGCCCGCCCTGTCCGAAGGGTTACCGTGGTCCCGGTTGGGACGCAGCCGTCCCGCCGGTGACCACCGGCGGCCCCGCTCGCGCCGCACCGCCGGCGCCCGGCCGAGGAGGCCCCGTGGCGAACACGCCGGTCCCGGTTCCCGTCGACGTCCCCACGGTCGGCGCGGGGTGCACCGTCGAACGCGTGGGCGGCGCCGAGCCGCTGCTGCGCCTGCACGGCGACCTGGACCGCGACGCCGCACCCCGGGTCGAGGCCGTGCTGCGCGCCTCCCTCTCCGGCGACCGGCCGCACGTCGTGCGGCTCGACCTCGGACCACTGACGTTCGTGGACGTCGAGGGCGTCCGGCTGCTCGGCCGGGTGCAGCGAGCCGCCGCCGCCCGCGGCGCCCGCCTCGTCCTGCTGCACGTGCGGCCGCTCCTGCGGGAGGTCGCGCGCGTCGTCGCCCCGGACCTGCTCGCGGCCGAGGAGCGGCCGGGTCGGCCGGGCCCGCGCGGGTCCTGACCGCGGCAGCGCCGCTGCGCGCCGCGCCGGCCGGTGGCACGGTGGTCCGGTGCCCGACAGTCCGCCGCCCCTGCTGACCTTCGGTCACGGCACGCTCGACCAGGACGGGATCGTCGCGGCGCTGCGCGCGGGAGGCGTGCGGTCCGTGGTGGACGTCCGCCGGTTCCCCGGCAGCCGCCGGCACCCGCACGTCGGGCGGGACGCGCTGGCCGGGTGGCTGCCCGACGCGGGTGTCGCGTACCGCTGGGAGGAGCGGCTCGGCGGGCGGCGTTCGGTGCGCGGTGCGGAGGCGGTGGACACGTGGTGGCAGGTGGCGGCGTTCCGCGCGTACGCCGCCCACACGCGCACCGACGCCTTCCGCGCGGGCATGGGGGACCTGCTCGCCGAGGTCGCCGCGGCAGGTGACGGTCGCGTCGCGGTGATGTGCAGCGAGACGGTGTGGTGGCGCTGCCACCGCCGGCTCGTCGGCGACGTGGCCGTCCTGCTGCACGACGTCGAGGTGCTGCACCTCGCCCACGACGGGCGCCTCGCCCCGCACCGGCCGGCGGCGGGGGCGCGCGTCACGGACGAGGGCCTCGTCTACGACGCCCCGGCGGACGCCGGCTGAGCGGCCGTCCCCGGGTGGGGCCGGTCAGCCGGGCCGGGCGGGGGAGCCCGCGCCGCCGGCGGTGACCCCGTGCCGGCGTCGCACGAGGTCGACGACGCCGATGACGAGCGCGACCACGAGCAGCGCCACCGTCGCCATCAGCCCGTTCGTCACGCCCGCGGTGCCGTCGCCGGAGGCTGCCCCGGCGAAGTACAGGGCACCGACGACCGCGATCCCGACCGCCGACCCCAGCCGCTGCCCGGTCTGCAGCACCCCGCCCGCCGCACCCGCCTGGTCGACGGGCACGTGCTCGAGCGCGAGCGTCTGGTTCGGGGCGATGACGAGCCCGCTGCCCAGGCCGGCCAGCAGCAGCGGCGCGGCGGTCCACCACCCCGTGACGGACCGGCCGCCCGCCGCGTCGAGCAGCACGTCGGTCAGCACGAGGCCGGCGACGACGAGCACCAGCCCGGTGACGACGACGGCGCGTCCCCGGGTGCTGACGACCCGCCCGCCGATCGCCGCCGTCACCGCCGAGCCGAGCGCGAACGGCGTGATCGCCAGGCCCGCCTGCAGCGGGGTGTAGCCGAGCTGGTCCTGCAGGTACAGCGTGAGGACGAAGAAGATGCCCGTGAACCCGGAGAAGTACGCGAGCGCGAGCAGGGCGCCGGACGCGTACCCGGGCACGCGGAACAGGGACAGCCGCACCATGGGCGTACCGCCGCGCGCGTCGACGCGGCGCTCCCACAGGACGAACACCGCCAGCAGCACGAGCCCCACGACCAGCAGCGCCGCGTCGACCGGCTCCCACTGCTCGCTCACCAGCGGCCAGAGCACGCCGACGACGCCTGCGCCCAGCAGCACGGCCCCCACGGCGTCGAGGTCGCGCGCCGGCTCCTTGTCGCGCCGCGGCGCGAGGTAGCGCAGGGACAGCAGGATCGCGAGCACCCCGACGGGCAGGTTGACGAGGAAGACCCAGCGCCACCCGTGCTCCGGCCCGACGACGGCGAGGATCACGCCGCCCAGCACGGGACCGATCGCGGTGGACACGCCGATGGTCGCGCCGAGGCGCCCGAACGCCCGCCCGCGCTCGGCCCCCTGGAAGAGCTGCTGGATCAGCCCCGAGACCTGGGGGTTGATGATGCCGCCGCCGACGCCCTGCGCGAGGCGCGCCACGACGAGCCACGCCGCCGACTGCGCGAGCCCCGCGGCGAGCGACGCGAGCGTGAAGACCAGGACGCCCGCGATGAACAGCGCCCGCCGGCCGCGGGCGTCCCCGAGACGCCCCGCGCTGACCAGCACGAGCCCGAACGTCAGCGCGTACCCGGACACCACCCACTGCAGCGCGGCGGCGGACGCGTCGAGCTGGTCGGCGATCGAGGGGAGGGCGACGTTGACGATGCTCACGTCGAGCAGCGTCATGAACCCCGCGGTGAGGCAGACGCTGAGGGCCTTCCACCGGTTCGGGTCGGGCTCGGCCTCCGGACGCGCCGCCGTCACGGCGCGAGGCGGACGGGACCGGCGTCGATCCGCACCCGGAAGAGCGCGTACGGCTTCTCGCGCCGGTCCTGCCCGCGCTGGTAGGTCGCCTGCCGGTGCAGCTGGTTCGCCGTGACGTACAGCCAGCCGTCCGCGACCGACAGGGTGTCGGGCCACAGCAGCCGCGGGTCGCGGGCGACGGTCTCGAACGTGCCGTCCGGCAGCCGGCGCAGCACCGCGTCCTGCTCGTACGCCGTGAGGTACACCCGTCCTGCGTCGTCGGTCTCCAGCCCGTCGGAGCCGGTGCCCTTGTCGCCCTCGTCCACGACGCTCGCCGCGACGGCGTCGTCGTCGAGGGACCGGTCGACGAGCGCGTCGACGGACACGCTCCACCAGCGCCGGCTCGCCAGCGGGCAGTACAGCAGCCGCTCGCCGTCGGCCGAGATCGCGATGCCGTCGGCGCCCATCGCGACGGGCTGCGCGTCCGCGTCGGGCTCGGGCGCCTGGACGAACGGGCGTCCCTCGACGAGCGGGCGGAAGTCCTGCCAGCCGAGCGCCTTCGTCGACGGGTGGTCGTGCAGGCGCCGCCACGCGTCCCCCGTCGCGAGGTCCACGACGACCAGGCCGTTCGGCCCGGAGTCGGAGGAGTCGGTGATGAACGCGTACCCGGCGTCACCGCGGCGCAGGTCCAACCGGACGTCGTTGAGGTAGGTGCTGGGCAGCGCGACGTCGGGCGCGAACGTGATCACCTGCGCGACGGTGTCCGTCGCGAGGTCGACGCGGACGAGCTTCGGCCCGCCGGGCTGCGTCGGCTCGAACATCGGGCTGCCGGTGTCGAGCACCCACAGCCGGTCGGCGGGGTCGACGACGACGCTCTGCACCGAGACGAACGCCCCGGCGTCGTCCTGCCCGGACGGGCTGTTCCACCGCTCGTCCGGGTACGGCACGGCCTGCCCGTCGCGCAGCTCGGTGACGGTCGCGGGCACGTCGTCGCCCCACAGCGGGTAGTTGACGAAGACCCGGCCCGTGCGCGACACCGTGACGCCGGTGGGCATGGGGCCGTGGAACTCGTGGACGAGCTCGAGGTCGGTCATCGGTGCTCCTGTCGTCGGGCTCCTGCCATCGGGGCGGGGGTCATCCGGCGTGCTCCGCGGACAGGCCCGCGGGGTCGTCGCCGGCCTCGCCCGCGCGCTGCCGGTCGAGCAGGTCGCGGCCGTGCGCGCCGTCCGGCTCCTGCGCGAGCCCCTGCCGCATCTGCTCCACCTTCGACGCGGGCACGCGCGGCGGGAGCAACGGGGCGTCGCGGTCGACCACGGCGTGCAGCACGCAGGGCCGGTCGGCCGCGAGCGCCTCGCGCCACGCGTCGGCGAGCTGCCCGGGCTCGTCCACCCGGATGCCGCGGAGCCCGAGCAGCTCCGCGTACTGCGCGTAGGGGAACGCCGGCACGGTCTGCGAGACGGGGAAGCGCGGGTCGCCCTCCATCTCGCGCTGCTCCCACGACACCTCGGCCAGGTCGCCGTTGTCGAGCACGAGCAGGACGAACCGCGGGTCGGCCCAGTCGCGCCAGCGGTGCGCGACGGTGACGAGCTCGTTGATGCCGTTCATCTGCGCCGCGCCGTCGCCGGACAGGGCCACGACGGGCCGGTCCGGGTGCAGCAGCTTGGCGGCGATCCCGTACGGCATCGCCGACCCCATGGACGCGAGCGTGCTCGACAGGTGCGCCGGCACGCCCGGCGGCAGGCGCAGGAACCGGGCGTACCAGTACACGACCGAGCCCACGTCGACCGCGACCTGCGCGTCCGCGGGCAGGTGCGCCGACAGCTCGTGCAGCACGCGCTGCGGGTTCAGCGGCGTCGCGGGTGCGGCGACGCGCTCGTCGGCGATCCGCCGCCACGCCGCGACGGACTCCTCGACGTGCGCCCGCCACGGCCGGCGCTCGTCCGCGCTGCGCTCCGGCAGCCGCGCGAGCAGCGCCGCGAGCGTCGTCCCGGCGTCGCCCGCGAGCGGCACGTCGACCGGGTACTTCGCGCCGAGGTTGCGCGCCGCGACGTCGACCTGGACGGTCCGCACCTGCCCGAGCGGCGGGTAGAACTCGGTCCACGGGTCGCTGCTGCCGACGATGAGCAGGGTGTCGCAGCGGGCCATGAGGTCCGCCGACGCGGTCGTGCCGAGGTGGCCCATGACGCCGCAGTGGAACGGCAGGCCCTCGTCGAACAGCGGCTTGGCGGGCAGCGACGTCGTCAGGCCCGCGCCGAGGCGCTGCACGACCTCGAGCACCTCGCGCGTCGCGTGCGCGGCGCCGCGACCGGCCAGGACCGCGACGCGCTCGCCGGCGGCCAGCAGCTCGGCCGCCCGGTCGAGGTCGTCGTCGTACGGGACGCTGCGCGCGCGGGCGTGCGCCGGGGACGTCGTCACCACGCCGTGGGACTGCTCGGGCTCGGGCAGGTCCGCCTTCTGCACGTCGTGCGGGACGATCACGGCCGTCGGGCTCGACGTGGCGAGCGCCGTGCGGATCGCGTCGTCGAGCACGTGCGTCATCGCCTCGGGCGCCATGACCGTCTGCACGTACTGCCCGCACACGTCCTTGAGCAGCACCGGCAGGTCGACCTCCTGCAGGTACCCGCTGCCGAGCGCCGTCGTCACGACCTGCCCAACGATCGCGACGACCGGCGTGCGGTCGAGCTTGGCGTCGTACAGGCCGTTGAGCAGGTGCACCGCGCCCGGCCCCTGCGTCGCCAGGGCCACGCCGACCCCGCCGCCGTACTTCGCGTGGCCCGTCGCCATGAACGCGGCCATCTCCTCGTGCCGCGCCGTGACGAGCTCGACCTCGTCCTGCGCGCGGTGCAGCGCCGCGAGGATCGGGTCGATGCCGTCACCCGCGTACCCGAAGACGCGGTGCACGCCCCACTGCGCGAGCCGCTGCACGATCCCGTCCGCCACCGTCACCATGTACGCCGTCCTCGTCGTCGGATCCGTCCCGCCCCGGCCGCCCGGGCGCTCAGCCGACGAGGCGGTCCGCGGGCACGCCGAGGTGGACCGTGCCACCCTCCACGGACGCGATCTCGTCGGCGGCGGCGTAGCGGGAGCCCGTGAAGAGGCCGCGCGCGTCGATGCGGACGTACCCGACGCGCAGCAGCCGCTCGCGCTCCTGCTCGGGCAGGTCCGAGGGTCCGACGATCGCGTCGACCACCGCACCGACGATCCCGCCGGTCCCGCCCGTGTCCTGCCCGGCGCCCGTCGCGGCGCCCGGGTCACCCATCGCCACGGACGCGACCGTGCCGACGCGCTCGCCGGCGGCGTCCACGACGTCCATCCCCTCGGTGACCTGCCCGATCGGGCCCGCACCGCCCGCCGTCGCCGCGTCCGTCATGCCGCCTCCTGCGTCCCGTGCCGGGGCCCGTACGGCCCGACGTCGTGCCTCCCGACGGTAGGCGCGTGAGGATGACGACGCAGCCCGGGCGGGCCGGTGGCCCCGCCCGACCTCGCCGACCGCCCGGAGGCACCCGTGCTCCTGCTCGCGTTCGCGGCCCTCCTGCTCGTCGCCGTCCTGGTGTCCGAGCGGGCCAACAGGACGGTCCTCTCGACGGCCGTGCTGTTCCTGCTCGGCGGCTTCGCGCTCGGCCCGGGCGTCCTGGACGTGATCGACGTCGAGGTCGGCGACCCCGTCGTGTCGCAGCTCGCCGAGCTCGCCCTGTTCTCGGTGCTGTTCACCGACGGCATGCGGGTCGGGTGGCGGGACCTGCGCGCGGCGTGGCGGGAACCGGGACGCGCGCTGCTGCTGGGGCTGCCCCTCACGCTGCTCGTGACCGCGGCGCTGGCGCACCTCGTGGCGGGTCTGCCCTGGCTCGAGGCGCTGCTGCTCGGTGCCGTCCTGGCGCCCACCGACCCGGTCTTCGCGGCCGCGATCGTCGGACGGCGCGAGGTGCCGATGCGGCTGCGGCACCTGCTCAACGTCGAGTCCGGCGTCAACGACGGCCTGGCGCTGCCGTTCGTCCTCGTCCTCCTCGGCACGGTGGGGGGCGAGGGCACGCCGAGCGGATGGGTGCTGGCCGAGGAGATCGCCCTGGGCCTCGTCGTCGGGATCGGCATCCCGCTGGTGGTCGTCCGCCTGGAGCGGCTGCCGTTCCTCCAGGCGTCGCGGGCGCTCCAGCCGCTCGTGGCGGTCGTGACCGGGCTGCTGGTCCTCGCGGTCAGCCAGGTGACGCACGCGAACCTGTTCCTCGCGGCGTTCGCCGCGGGCATCACGCTGGCGAGCGCGAGCCCCGACCTGCGGCACGAGTTCGAGCAGTTCGGCGAGCTCGTCACCGAGCTGCTCAAGCTCGCCGCGATCCTCGTCTTCGGCGCGCTGGTCACGCCCGCGTTCCTCTTCGAGGAGATCACCCTGGCGGGCTGGGTGTTCGCGGTGCTGGCGCTGGTCGTGGCGCGGCCCGTCGCGCTGGCGATCTCGTTCGCCGGGTCGGGCATCCCCGCGCGGCAGCAGGCCGCGGCGATGTGGTTCGGTCCGAAGGGCTTCGCGTCGGTCGTGTACGGCCTGATCGTGCTGGAGTCCGGGATCGCGCGCGCCGACGAGCTCTTCCACCTCGTGGCGCTCGTCATCGTCCTGTCGATCCTGGCCCACTCCTCGACCGACGTCGTCGTCGCGCGGCAGTTCCACGAGGCGGACGACGAGGCGGACGACCAGGCGGACGGGCCGCCGATCGCCCGCACGCCCGGCTAGACCGACCTGTGGCGTCAGGTGGACGGGCCGAAGCGTTCCGCGCGGATCGCGGACGCGTCGTGCCCGAGCACGAGCAGCATGCGCGAGACGGCCTCCACGAAGCCCGTCGGGCCGCACACGAAGACCAGCGGCCGCAGGTCCGCGGGCCAGCCGTGGCGGGCGAGCCCGCGCAGGTCGAGGCGCCCGGGCGGACGCCCGGACGGGTCGTCCGGCGGGACGCCGCGCGTCCAGACGACGTGCGTGTCGACGCCGTCGTCACGCCGTCGCGGCCCCGTCAGCTCGTCGAGGAACAGCGCGTCCCCGGGCATCCGCACCGAGTAGACGAGGCGGAACGGGGTGCGGTCCGCCCGCCGCCGGCGCTCGCGCACCATG includes these proteins:
- a CDS encoding FAD/NAD(P)-binding oxidoreductase yields the protein MHLAGGDELTCGDVVLCPGSQVDWAAVPGSREAVAGPHASTSYLPEHAPDAWRMLSSLTSGRAVFALSARHVPCMPVGLKPLLMAADHWRRTGVLGDVTVDLLVEGDALAGLARADRELRAAAESYGVRVRTGTTPTSVDPGARTVHVRTPDGPDALAYDVLFLVPPHRAPGWVADSGLDGPGSDGFVAVDPQTLQHRVHPRVWALGDVATVETSPSGGALRKQVPVVAHNLAARRTGGPVRRYDGYTVAPVTTSRRRLLLAEHDRDGNAEPSVPFPDLVRPGRGLYLFDRYLEVQVYWHRLLRGTVS
- a CDS encoding FAD-dependent oxidoreductase, whose amino-acid sequence is MSVRRHDVVVVGGGNAGISLAAKLLRDGCRDVAVVEPKDVHHYRPLLSYVAGGTATLDDLTRPQVEVMPAACTGTATGSRPWTRRDPPCTWRVATS
- a CDS encoding GAF and ANTAR domain-containing protein; amino-acid sequence: MLRTDAVEEQLQQVADAAAALHPDVAACGITVRRGRRALSVGSSDPLSQVADELQYDEEEGPCLESLVHGVVVVVDDYARESRWGVYPARVAEHGLRSSLSLPLAPAGRPVGALNAYGTRPGMFAGALRDDLAAFAARAQKVVAVALRHAEQAEMVDHLHAAMESRSAIDQALGILMAQQRCTADEAFALLRRASQGRNRKVADLAADIVASVSGGPPRTGRFTP
- a CDS encoding STAS domain-containing protein, with the protein product MANTPVPVPVDVPTVGAGCTVERVGGAEPLLRLHGDLDRDAAPRVEAVLRASLSGDRPHVVRLDLGPLTFVDVEGVRLLGRVQRAAAARGARLVLLHVRPLLREVARVVAPDLLAAEERPGRPGPRGS
- a CDS encoding DUF488 family protein, producing the protein MPDSPPPLLTFGHGTLDQDGIVAALRAGGVRSVVDVRRFPGSRRHPHVGRDALAGWLPDAGVAYRWEERLGGRRSVRGAEAVDTWWQVAAFRAYAAHTRTDAFRAGMGDLLAEVAAAGDGRVAVMCSETVWWRCHRRLVGDVAVLLHDVEVLHLAHDGRLAPHRPAAGARVTDEGLVYDAPADAG
- a CDS encoding MFS transporter, which translates into the protein MTAARPEAEPDPNRWKALSVCLTAGFMTLLDVSIVNVALPSIADQLDASAAALQWVVSGYALTFGLVLVSAGRLGDARGRRALFIAGVLVFTLASLAAGLAQSAAWLVVARLAQGVGGGIINPQVSGLIQQLFQGAERGRAFGRLGATIGVSTAIGPVLGGVILAVVGPEHGWRWVFLVNLPVGVLAILLSLRYLAPRRDKEPARDLDAVGAVLLGAGVVGVLWPLVSEQWEPVDAALLVVGLVLLAVFVLWERRVDARGGTPMVRLSLFRVPGYASGALLALAYFSGFTGIFFVLTLYLQDQLGYTPLQAGLAITPFALGSAVTAAIGGRVVSTRGRAVVVTGLVLVVAGLVLTDVLLDAAGGRSVTGWWTAAPLLLAGLGSGLVIAPNQTLALEHVPVDQAGAAGGVLQTGQRLGSAVGIAVVGALYFAGAASGDGTAGVTNGLMATVALLVVALVIGVVDLVRRRHGVTAGGAGSPARPG
- a CDS encoding L-dopachrome tautomerase-related protein; translated protein: MTDLELVHEFHGPMPTGVTVSRTGRVFVNYPLWGDDVPATVTELRDGQAVPYPDERWNSPSGQDDAGAFVSVQSVVVDPADRLWVLDTGSPMFEPTQPGGPKLVRVDLATDTVAQVITFAPDVALPSTYLNDVRLDLRRGDAGYAFITDSSDSGPNGLVVVDLATGDAWRRLHDHPSTKALGWQDFRPLVEGRPFVQAPEPDADAQPVAMGADGIAISADGERLLYCPLASRRWWSVSVDALVDRSLDDDAVAASVVDEGDKGTGSDGLETDDAGRVYLTAYEQDAVLRRLPDGTFETVARDPRLLWPDTLSVADGWLYVTANQLHRQATYQRGQDRREKPYALFRVRIDAGPVRLAP
- a CDS encoding thiamine pyrophosphate-requiring protein, whose protein sequence is MVTVADGIVQRLAQWGVHRVFGYAGDGIDPILAALHRAQDEVELVTARHEEMAAFMATGHAKYGGGVGVALATQGPGAVHLLNGLYDAKLDRTPVVAIVGQVVTTALGSGYLQEVDLPVLLKDVCGQYVQTVMAPEAMTHVLDDAIRTALATSSPTAVIVPHDVQKADLPEPEQSHGVVTTSPAHARARSVPYDDDLDRAAELLAAGERVAVLAGRGAAHATREVLEVVQRLGAGLTTSLPAKPLFDEGLPFHCGVMGHLGTTASADLMARCDTLLIVGSSDPWTEFYPPLGQVRTVQVDVAARNLGAKYPVDVPLAGDAGTTLAALLARLPERSADERRPWRAHVEESVAAWRRIADERVAAPATPLNPQRVLHELSAHLPADAQVAVDVGSVVYWYARFLRLPPGVPAHLSSTLASMGSAMPYGIAAKLLHPDRPVVALSGDGAAQMNGINELVTVAHRWRDWADPRFVLLVLDNGDLAEVSWEQREMEGDPRFPVSQTVPAFPYAQYAELLGLRGIRVDEPGQLADAWREALAADRPCVLHAVVDRDAPLLPPRVPASKVEQMRQGLAQEPDGAHGRDLLDRQRAGEAGDDPAGLSAEHAG
- a CDS encoding cation:proton antiporter — protein: MAPPDLADRPEAPVLLLAFAALLLVAVLVSERANRTVLSTAVLFLLGGFALGPGVLDVIDVEVGDPVVSQLAELALFSVLFTDGMRVGWRDLRAAWREPGRALLLGLPLTLLVTAALAHLVAGLPWLEALLLGAVLAPTDPVFAAAIVGRREVPMRLRHLLNVESGVNDGLALPFVLVLLGTVGGEGTPSGWVLAEEIALGLVVGIGIPLVVVRLERLPFLQASRALQPLVAVVTGLLVLAVSQVTHANLFLAAFAAGITLASASPDLRHEFEQFGELVTELLKLAAILVFGALVTPAFLFEEITLAGWVFAVLALVVARPVALAISFAGSGIPARQQAAAMWFGPKGFASVVYGLIVLESGIARADELFHLVALVIVLSILAHSSTDVVVARQFHEADDEADDQADGPPIARTPG